ACTAGAGCTTTGACGAGATATTTGAGAAAACATGGATCTCAAAATGGAATGATATGTCCGTCAAGTGAGGTACATATATTAGATGAATTGAAGAAATACAAATCTGTAAATGGAATAGAAATAACTAAGAAAGTCAGTTTAAGTAATAACTTTCAAAGCGTTCTTAATGCAAAATATAGGGTTGTAATTGTTGATTTCGGTGTAAAAAATAGTATAATCTCACGCTTAGTAGAACTTGATTGTGCGGTTGAATTAGTCAAACCAGATACAGGTTTTGCTCACAAAATATTAAGCATGAATCCAGATGGTATAGTGCTTTCAAATGGCCCTGGTGATCCACAAGAGATAGGAGAGAGTGTAACTTCAGAAATAGAAATTATTGTGAAATCTAAAATACCAGTTTTTGGCATATGCCTGGGCCATCAATTACTTGCAGTTACTTTGGGAGCAAAGACTGTCAAGATGGATATTGGTCATCGAGGGAGTAATCATCCAGTTTATGATCTGGAGAGTAAAAAAGTTGAGATAACTAGCCAAAATCATGGTTTTGTTGTTGATTCAGCTTCTCTTCCAAGTAACGTTGAAGTTACTCATATTTCTCTATTTGATAATAGTGTAGAGGGGATAATGATGAAGGATTACCCAGTCTTTTCTACTCAATACCATCCAGAAGAAGCGCCAGGTACACATGATTCACATTACTTATTTGGGCGTTTTATTGACAATATTTTGTTATATAAAAGTAAAATCTAACTGAAATCAGTTAGATTAGCTTTTATTACTTGATCTTTTGGATTTGGATGTTTAATATTAGGAATAATAAAACTTAAGTTAAGGTAGTGTTCTCTTAACAGATTTTTGTGGAGGAGTGACCGAGTGGTTAAAGGTAACAGACTGTAAATCTGTCCGCATTGCGTACGTAGGTTCGAATCCTACCTCCTCCATTGTGCGGGTATAGCTCAATGGTAGAGCTCTAGCCTTCCAAGCTAGTGACGTGGGTTCGATTCCCACTATCCGCTCTTTTTTTTGTTGTATTTATATAAAATCAACATATTATTTGTTGATGTATTTATATTTTAGGTAGAAGAGTTAAAATTATGACAGCGATAGTAGAAGCATTTGGAAAGCCGCATGTAAACGTGGGAACGATAGGACATGTGGATCATGGGAAGACAACGTTAACAGCGGCGATAACAAAGCATTATGGTAATTTTGTAGCATATGATCAAATAGATAAAGCGCCAGAAGAAAGAAAGAGAGGTATAACAATAGCAACAGCGCATGTTGAATATCAAACAGAAAAGAGACACTATGCACACGTTGATTGCCCTGGACATGCTGATTATGTAAAGAATATGATAGTAGGTGCAGCACAGATGGATGCAGCGATATTGGTAGTGTCAGGGGTTGATGGGCCGATGCCACAAACGAGAGAGCATATATTGCTGGCAAAACAGGTGGGTGTTGGATATATCGTGGTATATATAAATAAAGCTGATGTTGCTGATGCTGATATGATAGATTTGGTAGAGATGGAAGTGAGAGAGTTGCTGAGTAAGTATGGATTTCCAGGTGATGAAGTGCCTATGATAGTTGGGTCTGCGTTAAAAGCA
This sequence is a window from Wolbachia endosymbiont (group B) of Protocalliphora azurea. Protein-coding genes within it:
- the carA gene encoding glutamine-hydrolyzing carbamoyl-phosphate synthase small subunit, giving the protein MQDAALVLQDGKYFLGKSVGKRGKCIGEVCFTTGMTGYQHTITDPSFADQIIAFTFPHIGNVGINHKDNEGEKVFASGVVMRELSPMSHSSSYISLNDWLEKNNVVGISGIDTRALTRYLRKHGSQNGMICPSSEVHILDELKKYKSVNGIEITKKVSLSNNFQSVLNAKYRVVIVDFGVKNSIISRLVELDCAVELVKPDTGFAHKILSMNPDGIVLSNGPGDPQEIGESVTSEIEIIVKSKIPVFGICLGHQLLAVTLGAKTVKMDIGHRGSNHPVYDLESKKVEITSQNHGFVVDSASLPSNVEVTHISLFDNSVEGIMMKDYPVFSTQYHPEEAPGTHDSHYLFGRFIDNILLYKSKI